One Globicephala melas chromosome 17, mGloMel1.2, whole genome shotgun sequence DNA window includes the following coding sequences:
- the LOC115856673 gene encoding LOW QUALITY PROTEIN: lysine-rich coiled-coil protein 1-like (The sequence of the model RefSeq protein was modified relative to this genomic sequence to represent the inferred CDS: deleted 1 base in 1 codon; substituted 1 base at 1 genomic stop codon) produces the protein MNHSKKTSDSFQDELEDYIKVQKTRGLEPNTCFRKMREDYLETCGYKEEVDSRPRCRMFNQRLPYEPVQTYQRPCNISQAVEKRLPQWLPAYDSRLRLDSLSNCQFTRDCFSGKPVALNFSQQEYNCSSYSVESGVYRHLSLENSTSAHQTSYKQIHQKRKRHPEEGWDKPEEERPKHKRKKAYEEIDLDKHKSIQRNKTEVETVRVSTEKLKNXKDKKSQDVASKKEECKRRKEKKEQGKERTEEELLWDQSILGF, from the exons ATGAATCATTCAAAGAAGACATCTGACTCTTTTCAGGATGAACTTGAAGATTATATCAAAGTGCAGAAAACCAGAGGCTTAGAGCCAAATACTTGTTTCAGAAAGATGAGAGAGGATTATTTGGAAACCTGTGGATACAAAGAAGAGGTTGATTCTAGACCCAGGTGTAGAATGTTTAATCAAAGACTCCCTTATGAACCCGTCCAGACCTACCAAAGACCATGCAATATTTCACAAGCAGTGGAGAAGCGGTTACCTCAGTGGCTACCAGCTTATGACAGCAGGCTGAGACTAGACTCCCTGAGCAACTGTCAATTCACCAGGGACTGTTTCTCAGGAAAACCAGTAGCCCTGAACTTTAGTCAACAAGAGTATAACTGTAGCTCATACAGTGTAGAATCTGGAGTTTACAGGCATCTCTCCTTAGAAAACAGTACCAGTGCCCATCAAACTAGTTATAAACAGATacatcagaagagaaaaagacacccAGAGGAAGGCTGGGATAAACCAGAAGAGGAGCGGCCCAAGCATAAGAGGAAGAAAGCTTATGAGGAAATAGACTTAGACAAACACAAGAGcatccaaagaaacaaaacagaggtGGAAACAGTCAGAGTCAGTACAGAAAAGCTTAAGAACTGAAAGGACAAAAAAAGCCAAGATGTAGCCTCTAAGAAAGAGGAATGTAAgcgtagaaaagagaaaaaggaacaagggAAAGAAAGGACA GAAGAGGAGCTGCTTTGGGACCAGTCTATCCTTGGATTTTAA